The following coding sequences lie in one Rhizobium rhododendri genomic window:
- a CDS encoding NfeD family protein codes for MLSDLVVQLGPWSWWVLGLALLAAELLVPGVFLVWIGLAAIIVGALSLGLWEERIWSWQLQMLLFAALAVGAALLGRRYVYRNRHETDEPFLNQRSAGLVGRTTVLNEPIVEGRGRVNLDDTYWKVIGPDLPAGTRVKVIGSDGRQLTVEPA; via the coding sequence ATGCTGAGCGATCTGGTCGTCCAGCTCGGACCTTGGAGCTGGTGGGTGCTCGGGCTGGCACTGCTGGCGGCAGAACTTCTCGTTCCCGGCGTGTTTCTCGTCTGGATCGGACTTGCCGCAATCATCGTCGGCGCCCTGTCGCTTGGCCTCTGGGAGGAGCGCATCTGGAGCTGGCAGCTGCAGATGCTGCTGTTTGCCGCTCTCGCCGTCGGCGCAGCGCTCCTCGGACGACGGTATGTCTATCGCAACAGGCATGAAACCGATGAGCCGTTTCTCAACCAGCGCAGCGCCGGTCTTGTCGGCCGCACCACGGTCCTCAACGAACCCATCGTCGAAGGGCGCGGACGCGTCAATCTCGACGATACCTACTGGAAGGTCATCGGCCCCGACCTGCCCGCAGGAACCCGCGTCAAGGTCATCGGCAGCGACGGCCGGCAGTTGACGGTGGAGCCTGCCTGA
- a CDS encoding KpsF/GutQ family sugar-phosphate isomerase: MNKRAFNPVENGAIQSAMRTIETERRGLEALERALADGLAEPFSRAVALIGDITGRVIVTGVGKSGHVGVKLAATLASTGTPAFFVHSAEANHGDLGMIAHDDVIIAMSWGGETAELKGILNYCRRFSVPLIAITSGAASSLGREADVVLLLPKEQEACPHGLAPTTSTLLQLAIGDALAVALMEARGFTASDFHVFHPGGKLGASLTHVADIMHTGERVPLVPQGTPLPQAISTLSKMRFGCVGVLDADGRLCGIVTDGDIARNLGRSLAELNVDDIMTIDPKTVRATTLATGAMAVLNNNNISALLVVDEDRRPIGLVHFHDLLRIGVA, from the coding sequence ATGAACAAGCGAGCTTTCAATCCGGTCGAGAACGGCGCAATCCAATCGGCGATGCGGACGATCGAAACCGAAAGACGGGGCCTCGAGGCGCTGGAGCGTGCCTTGGCCGATGGACTGGCGGAGCCGTTCTCGCGCGCCGTGGCGCTGATCGGCGATATCACCGGCCGCGTCATCGTTACGGGTGTCGGCAAGAGCGGGCATGTCGGTGTCAAGCTGGCGGCGACGCTGGCCTCGACGGGAACGCCGGCCTTTTTTGTGCATTCCGCCGAAGCCAATCACGGCGATCTCGGCATGATTGCCCATGACGATGTGATCATTGCCATGTCGTGGGGCGGCGAGACCGCCGAGCTCAAGGGCATCCTCAACTATTGCCGTCGCTTTTCGGTGCCGCTGATCGCCATCACCTCCGGCGCGGCGTCCTCGCTCGGCCGTGAAGCCGATGTGGTCCTGCTGCTACCGAAGGAGCAGGAGGCCTGCCCGCATGGCCTGGCGCCGACGACATCGACGTTGCTTCAACTGGCCATAGGCGATGCGTTGGCGGTGGCGCTGATGGAAGCGCGGGGCTTTACCGCCAGCGACTTCCACGTCTTTCATCCCGGCGGCAAGCTGGGCGCCAGCCTGACCCACGTCGCCGATATCATGCACACCGGCGAGCGTGTACCGCTTGTCCCCCAAGGCACGCCGCTGCCGCAGGCGATCAGCACGCTGTCAAAGATGCGCTTCGGTTGCGTAGGCGTTCTCGATGCTGACGGACGGCTCTGCGGTATCGTCACAGACGGCGACATCGCGCGCAATCTGGGCCGGAGCCTCGCCGAGCTCAATGTCGATGATATCATGACCATCGACCCGAAGACGGTGCGGGCAACGACGCTCGCGACAGGCGCGATGGCAGTTCTCAACAACAACAATATCTCGGCATTGCTGGTCGTCGACGAAGACCGCCGGCCTATCGGGCTGGTGCATTTCCACGATCTGTTGCGGATCGGGGTTGCCTGA